Proteins encoded in a region of the Rhizophagus irregularis chromosome 24, complete sequence genome:
- a CDS encoding uncharacterized protein (SECRETED:cutsite_SSA-IN; SECRETED:prob_0.8975); SECRETED:SignalP(1-23), whose amino-acid sequence MKNFNFILILALSILIFGNFSSAINRLKWKRAVCTDITQKNCGGTCCGPAESCCGSTLCCGPADSCCGGTLCCGPADSCCGGTLCCGPTETCCGSTCCSLFQTCSTGNICQ is encoded by the exons atgaaaaattttaattttatcttaattcTTGCTCTTAGCATTTTGATATTCGGTAATTTCTCCTCCGCTATTAATCGTTTAAAATGGAAAAGAGCCGTTTGCACTGACATTACTCAAAAAAATTGCG GTGGTACTTGTTGTGGTCCAGCCGAATCTTGCTGTGGTAGTACTCTTTGTTGTGGTCCAGCCGATTCTTGCTGTGGTGGTACTCTTTGTTGTGGTCCAGCCGATTCTTGCTGTGGTGGTACTCTTTGCTGTGGTCCGACCGAAACGTGCTGCGGTAGTACCTGCTGTTCACTGTTTCAAACGTGTAGTACTGGTAATATATGTCAATGA